ACAATTAGATCTGCACCGTCTTTTTTCATTTTCGGAATAAATTTTTCAGCCGTTTCAACGATGTTTTTAGTGATAACCTTTCCTTCAAGATTAGCCTTATCCCACTCATTAATTTGAGGTGGAGCGAAGCCAATGAAACCGATTTTTATTTCATGTTTCTTACCTTGTTCATCAACCATTGTTTTCTTTAGAATCTTATACGGATTAAATTTATTTTTATCATTATTAGGATTACTATCATGATCATCCGCGTATACGTTTGCATTTACATATGGAAAATTAGCATCATCATACGCTTCGTCCAAAAAGTCTAATCCATAGTTAAATTCATGGTTTCCTAGTGTTGCTATATCATAGTCCATTTGATTCATGGCTTTAAACACGGGATGAACTTCACCGTTCTTTAAAGGATCAATTTTTGCTTCATACGTTCCTAATGGAGTTCCTTGAATTAAATCCCCATTATCAACCAGAACATTATTTTTTATTTCATTACGTGCTTCTTTTACTAATGTAGCTGTCTTTGCTAGTCCTACTTTCTCATATGAAGCATCTTTGTAATAATCGTAGTTTAAAAGGTTCGCATGAACATCTGTTGTTTCCATAATACGAAATTTCACTAAGTCTTTCTTATCTGAATCTAGTACATTTACCGGTGCAATCTCCTTTGATGCTGCAATGACCTGTGTATTAAGCAGAGGCATACTGAATAGAGATACTGCTAGTGTCGCTGATAAGGCTTTCATGGTTGTGCGATTCTGTCTACTCATCTTTATTCCCCTTTAATTAATTTAGTAGGATCTTACAAAAATCGGTTCTTTCATTTGCTAAATGCTGTTGTGCTGCTTATTTCGCACTCCTCTTCGAAAACAGCACATAAATTAATATACTTGCACATCAAGTAAATATAAAGTGCAAATAAGTGCGGTATAATTGAGTTTTTTTCACTTAATAGAAAAAGGAGTGAAGATATGAATATATTACAACTGGAGTATGTAATTGAGGTTGCAAAAACAAAATCATTAATTAAGGCTGCAGAGAATCTACATATATCTCCTTCCGGTATTAGTAAAGCCATATCCAATCTAGAATCAGAACTTCAAATGAAGATTTTTAATCGTTCAAGAATGGGTGCTGAGCTTACAGAAGAAGGCAAATTCATTGTCAGTAAAGCACAAGAAATTATGTTAAAAGTAGAGGATATCACCACTTATGTGAATCAAAATCTTAATCCAGAGCATGTAAAAATATCAATATCTGCTAATCCATATGCTATGTTTATTGTCCCTAGTGCGCTTACAACATTTAAAAAAAATTATCCAAATAGTCAAATAGAGATTTTTGAAAAAAACCGCCATGATATCATATCTGACGTTTTAACGGATAAGAGTGTTTTTGGTATTACTATGTTTAATGACGAGCATGTAGCTTCTTATCCGGAGTTAGAATTTGAGACCATTCTCGAAGGGGGTACAGTTATATGTGCAAGTAAAAATTCTCCACTAGCCCATTTGGAGAATGTGCAAGTTGAGGACCTTGCGAATCAATCCATCATTCTTTTTGAAGATCCTATGTGGTCGGGATTTGTAAATGAACTATTAAACTATGTTCCTAATATGGATATTTTATTTACTACAAACAATGTGAACGTTATTTCCGAAGCAGTATCAGAAGGATTAGGTATTGTTTTCTCGATGAATATACTTTTACACAAGGTCA
This Neobacillus sp. YX16 DNA region includes the following protein-coding sequences:
- a CDS encoding LysR family transcriptional regulator, producing the protein MNILQLEYVIEVAKTKSLIKAAENLHISPSGISKAISNLESELQMKIFNRSRMGAELTEEGKFIVSKAQEIMLKVEDITTYVNQNLNPEHVKISISANPYAMFIVPSALTTFKKNYPNSQIEIFEKNRHDIISDVLTDKSVFGITMFNDEHVASYPELEFETILEGGTVICASKNSPLAHLENVQVEDLANQSIILFEDPMWSGFVNELLNYVPNMDILFTTNNVNVISEAVSEGLGIVFSMNILLHKVTAIQNGSVITIPFKHPSQQHFYFGIVRLKRKKLSEHSKLFIKAFKQNITNLE